A genome region from Fusarium musae strain F31 chromosome 5, whole genome shotgun sequence includes the following:
- a CDS encoding hypothetical protein (EggNog:ENOG41) encodes MKFGHDFKETLRAQDFPAHWVDHAIPYSQLKKCLKKVARELHELGLDPETLRELLNPDEASPVALKYKLNGGADSHLRPKLIVQVHLHDGVPVDASLAPNTRDFLNKIAINLSQNQPAQVESATKSPESDSVKDDAKAEAVVETTSVPSTETVDALVDEANDKLAIAVADETTVKITEKPASDSKQTEPIAEPTNDGSTEAAATSPATGGTEGTYEIIEVPLTFDAEFFEMLQSDVNNLDALQMEEEKTMTSEIVALGKEVEQVVKPKRFSKTDLARWRQIFELYLDAEIFFATHEQDHGERSSQVALRQLQWFQDQVAQQNLVKDFKLPESTAAFNRFINLNASLLKNMQFQELNKTAVAKILKKFDKRTALGVARKFPTVVHSDKLLAGTIARDVCAQMSQELVSKVPQLNDYLCPVCFSVAYLPVRLDCQHVFCIRCVIKIQRRKEKHCPLCRADVVLKASAMNLDYELQKYMKKYFAKEVKEKARANEIERGIEDYGPGYVHQECCIM; translated from the exons ATGAAATTCGGTCACGATTTCAAAGAGACTCTACGAGCTCAAG ACTTCCCTGCTCACTGGGTAGATCATGCTATTCCCTATAGCCAGCTCAAGAAATGTCTCAAGAAAGTTGCGCGGGAGCTGCATGAGCTTGGACTTGATCCTGAGACGTTGCGCGAGCTCCTCAACCCCGACGAGGCGTCTCCTGTGGCCTTGAAGTATAAACTCAACG GTGGTGCCGACTCTCACCTCCGCCCAAAACTCATCGTACAGGTCCATCTTCACGATGGTGTCCCCGTCGATGCCTCGCTTGCGCCCAATACGCGCGActttctcaacaagatcgcAATCAACCTCTCCCAGAACCAACCAGCGCAAGTCGAGTCTGCCACTAAATCGCCAGAATCAGACTCTGTGAAGGACGACGCAAAAGCCGAAGCCGTCGTCGAGACCACCTCTGTACCCTCCACCGAAACCGTTGATGCGCTCGTTGACGAAGCCAACGACAAGCTTGCCATTGCTGTCGCCGACGAAACGACTGTTAAAATTACCGAGAAGCCAGCAAGCGACTCCAAGCAAACAGAACCCATCGCTGAGCCTACAAACGATGGCTCGACCGAAGCCGCGGCGACCTCACCTGCTACTGGTGGGACCGAAGGAACGTACGAAATCATTGAGGTTCCCCTGACTTTCGATGCCGAGTTCTTCGAGATGCTTCAGAGCGATGTCAACAACCTTGATGCTCTACAaatggaggaagagaaaaccATGACCTCGGAAATTGTAGCGCTTGGGAAAGAAGTTGAACAGGTCGTAAAGCCGAAACGATTCTCAAAGACAGATCTTGCACGATGGCGACAGATTTTCGAGCTGTACCTGGATGCTGAGATCTTCTTCGCTACCCACGAACAAGACCATGGAGAACGCTCAAGTCAAGTCGCTCTGAGGCAGCTGCAATGGTTCCAGGATCAGGTCGCTCAGCAGAATCTCGTCAAAGATTTCAAGCTTCCCGAGAGCACGGCAGCTTTCAACCGCTTCATCAACTTGAATGCGTCCCTCCTAAAGAACATGCAGTTCCAGGAGCTTAACAAAACTGCCGTTGCCAAAATTCTCAAAA AATTTGACAAACGAACAGCGCTGGGAGTTGCTAGAAAGTTCCCTACCGTTGTTCACTCAGACAAGCTCTTAGCAGGCACCATTGCACGAGATGTCTGCGCACAAATGTCGCAAGAGCTCGTATCCAAAGTTCCCCAGCTCAACGACTATCTTTGCCCAGTCTGTTTCTCAGTAGCTTACTTGCCCGTCCGTCTCGACTGCCAGCACGTATTCTGTATCCGTTGTGTCATCAAGATTCAGCGACGAAAGGAGAAGCATTGCCCATTGTGCAGAGCGGATGTGGTCCTTAAGGCTTCTGCGATGAATCTTGACTACGAACTACAAAAGTACATGAAGAAATATTTTGCAAAGGAGGTCAAAGAGAAAGCGCGCGCGAACGAGATTGAGCGTGGTATCGAGGACTACGGGCCTGGTTATGTCCACCAGGAATGCTGCATAATGTGA
- a CDS encoding hypothetical protein (EggNog:ENOG41): MGAQQSSETSNAGGPAPVAKTCYYELLSVERSATDDEIKRAYRRKALELHPDRNINDVETATRRFAEVQTAYEILSDPQERAWYDSHRDAILSGRDGDDDGQPTTFRNVRLTSAEEIMGLIRKFNAAVPFDNEPTGFYGICRETFEHLAMEEEAAADNDDLDVRDYPTFGSSDDDYEDVVKPFYTAWTGFATVKSFAWKDKYRLSDAPDRRVRRLMEKENKKMREDAIREFNDAVNFLVGFVRKRDPRYLPNSQTQDERQASLRNAAAAQAARSRAANQERMASFEIPEWAQARSDDNGAEGDFSESEEESEVEILECVVCNKSFKSEKQLEAHEKSKKHIKAVQQLRRQMKREGAELELDEASSPREANANKQKDPAAQEDSVKEEPLQSTQGEAVSPPPADSSLAATPAESADASDDTDYAPRDVVEERIASASQLKITSDVTNEDDEISASVQGLSVDEPAQGKKVGKAKAKRAKKAAAAQSQKEEEVC, encoded by the exons ATGGGAGCCCAACAATCCTCAGAAACCTCCAATGCTGGTGGCCCAGCTCCCGTCGCAAAAACATGTTACTACGAGCTGCTCAGTGTTGAACGTTCTGCAACAGACGATGA GATCAAGCGAGCCTACCGCAGAAAAGCACTCGAGCTTCATCCTGATCGCAACATCAATGATGTCGAGACCGCCACACGCCGCTTTGCTGAAGTTCAAACCGCTTACGAGATCCTGTCTGATCCTCAAGAGAGAGCTTGGTACGATTCACACCGCGATGCCATCCTCAGTGGAAGAGACGGCGACGATGACGGCCAACCTACTACTTTCCGCAATGTGCGACTCACATCGGCTGAGGAGATCATGGGCTTGATCCGCAAGTTCAATGCTGCGGTGCCCTTCGATAACGAACCCACGGGTTTTTACGGAATTTGCAGGGAAACTTTCGAACACTTGgccatggaagaggaggctgcTGCCGATAACGACGACCTCGATGTCCGGGACTACCCAACTTTTGGATCCTCTGACGATGACTACGAGGATGTTGTGAAACCATTTTACACTGCATGGACTGGCTTCGCAACCGTCAAGTCATTCGCATGGAAGGATAAATATCGACTTTCTGACGCCCCCGACCGCCGTGTCCGCCGTttgatggagaaggagaacaagaagatgcgGGAGGACGCCATTCGCGAGTTCAATGATGCTGTCAACTTCCTTGTCGGCTTCGTGCGCAAACGAGACCCCAGATACCTACCCAATTCGCAGACCCAAGACGAGCGCCAGGCTTCCCTGCGAAATGCTGCTGCGGCCCAGGCCGCTCGATCACGAGCTGCGAACCAGGAACGCATGGCATCATTCGAGATTCCCGAATGGGCCCAGGCTCGATCCGACGACAATGGAGCAGAGGGGGATTTTTCAGAATCTGAAGAGGAATCAGAGGTTGAGATACTGGAGTGCGTTGTATGCAACAAGTCGTTCAAAAGCGAGAAGCAGCTTGAGGCGCacgagaagagcaagaagcacATCAAGGCTGTTCAACAACTGCGTCGGCAGATGAAGCGCGAAGGTGCTGAGctggagcttgatgaggcATCATCGCCACGTGAGGCAAATGCGAACAAGCAAAAAGATCCTGCAGCACAGGAAGACAGTGTTAAAGAGGAGCCGCTTCAATCGACTCAAGGTGAGGCTGTATCGCCGCCTCCAGCGGATTCGTCCCTCGCCGCGACACCTGCTGAGTCTGCAGACGCATCAGACGACACCGACTACGCACCCagggatgttgttgaggagagaaTAGCTTCGGCCAGCCAACTCAAGATTACCAGCGATGTTACtaatgaagacgatgaaatATCAGCATCAGTGCAGGGTCTGTCGGTTGATGAGCCTGCGCAGGGCAAGAAGGttggcaaggccaaggccaaacGCGCCAAGAAAGCTGCGGCTGCACAGTcgcagaaagaagaagaagtatgTTGA
- the ATG4 gene encoding Cysteine protease atg4 (BUSCO:EOG09264B3O~EggNog:ENOG41~MEROPS:MER0013559) — protein MENAMANVDLGRYRRIVQMFWDPEPTNDVAHDHPVWCLGRSYKLSDKKNTKSDEQNPQTPPPAPKSDTEDQDAARSPNIPTNAPETPPESISSSFSSSLAYDDQSNDGGWPSGFITDFESRIWMTYRSEFEPIPRSTNPQATFSLSLSMRLKSQLGDQSPFSSDSGWGCMIRSGQSLLANTIALVRLGRDWRQGQSLEEECRILKDFADDPRAPYSIHSFVRHGASACGKYPGEWFGPSATARCIQALANSHEPSIRVYSTGDGPDVYEDDFMKIAKPTGEAFHPTLVLVGTRLGLDKITPVYWEALIAALQMPQSVGIAGGRPSSSHYFIGSQGSFLFYLDPHHTRPALPYHENPMDYTSEEIESCHTARLRRIHVREMDPSMLIGFLIRSEEDWQDWKRGVKHVQGKSIIHVAQQNAVHGGSSEGREGAIDEVETLSDDDTDTIQEA, from the exons ATGGAGAACGCCATGGCCAATGTCGACCTCGGACGTTATCGACGGATCGTACAGATGTTCTGGGATCCAGAACCTACCAACGATGTTGCCCACGATCATCCAGTCTGGTGTCTTGGACGCTCCTATAAGCTAAGCGATAAGAAAAACACAAAGTCCGATGAACAAAATCCCCAGACGCCGCCCCCAGCACCCAAGTCGGACACCGAAGATCAGGATGCGGCTCGATCGCCCAACATACCGACAAATGCCCCAGAAACCCCACCGGAATCAATATCGAGCagtttctcatcatcactggcATATGACGACCAGTCGAATGACGGTGGATGGCCATCTGGCTTCATAACCGATTTTGAATCAAGGATATGGATGACTTACAGATCAGAGTTCGAACCCATTCCTCGTTCCACGAACCCCCAAGCCACATTttcactgtcactgtcgaTGAGACTCAAGAGCCAACTAGGGGATCAGAGCCCATTCTCATCAGACAGCGGGTGGGGATGCATGATTCGGTCTGGTCAAAGTTTACTTGCAAACACCATCGCACTCGTTCGCCTTGGGAGAG ACTGGCGTCAGGGACAATCACTAGAAGAAGAATGTCGTATCCTCAAAGATTTTGCCGACGACCCAAGAGCTCCATACTCAATACACAGTTTCGTCCGACATGGTGCCAGCGCCTGTGGCAAGTATCCGGGTGAATGGTTTGGCCCATCAGCAACAGCCCGCTGCATCCA AGCATTGGCGAACTCACATGAGCCCTCAATCAGGGTATATTCCACTGGCGATGGGCCTGATGTCTACGAGGATGACTTTATGAAAATTGCGAAGCCAACCGGCGAAGCCTTCCACCCCACGCTTGTGTTGGTAGGGACTCGGCTGGGACTAGATAAGATAACCCCCGTCTACTGGGAAGCTCTGATTGCAGCACTTCAGATGCCGCAATCCGTGGGTATCGCAGG AGGCCgtccatcctcatcccatTACTTCATCGGCTCGCAAGGCTCCTTCCTATTCTACCTTGATCCTCACCACACAAGGCCTGCACTCCCATACCATGAGAACCCCATGGATTACACCAGCGAAGAAATAGAATCGTGTCATACCGCTCGACTGCGCCGCATCCACGTTCGCGAGATGGATCCCAGTATGCTAATAGGTTTTCTGATTCGGAGTGAGGAGGACTGGCAGGACTGGAAGCGTGGGGTCAAGCATGTCCAAGGCAAGTCGATTATCCATGTGGCGCAGCAAAACGCAGTCCACGGAGGCTCAAGCGAGGGCCGTGAAGGCGCAATTGACGAAGTTGAGACGCtaagtgatgatgatacggATACCATTCAGGAGGCCTAG